A window of the Desulfobotulus mexicanus genome harbors these coding sequences:
- a CDS encoding microcin C ABC transporter permease YejB, which yields MIAYIAKRVFLLVPTLLGILALNFFLVQLAPGGPVEQVISRMEGRGDRALERITGAEGDAIVMVETSLDSTSAYRGRDGISPELVAEIERRFGFDRPLHERFFSMLKSYLLLDFGESFFKDRSILGMIGEKMPVSLSLGLWSTLVIYLVSIPLGIRKAVRHGSPFDVWTSFVIVICNSIPVFLFAVILIVIFAGGSYLEWFPLRGLVSDHFHELSFTGKVLDYFHHLALPILAMTIGGIAGFAMLTKNCFLDEIRHQYVTTARAKGASEGRVLFGHVFRNAMLIVIAGLPGTFLGIFFTGSMMIEVIFSLDGLGLMGFEATMNRDYPVMFAGLYISTLMGLFVKILSDITYVLVDPRIHFDAGGV from the coding sequence ATGATTGCCTATATCGCAAAAAGGGTTTTTCTTCTTGTTCCCACCCTTCTGGGTATTCTGGCCTTAAATTTTTTCCTTGTGCAACTGGCTCCGGGCGGGCCGGTGGAGCAGGTGATCAGCCGCATGGAGGGCAGGGGCGACCGGGCGCTGGAGCGCATCACCGGCGCAGAGGGGGATGCCATTGTCATGGTGGAAACCTCTTTGGACAGCACTTCCGCCTACCGGGGCAGGGACGGGATTTCCCCGGAGCTGGTGGCGGAAATTGAGAGGCGCTTTGGTTTTGACAGGCCGTTGCATGAGCGGTTTTTTTCCATGCTGAAAAGCTATCTTCTTCTGGATTTTGGGGAGAGTTTTTTTAAAGACCGGAGCATTCTCGGCATGATCGGGGAGAAAATGCCCGTATCCCTGTCTCTGGGGCTCTGGAGTACCCTTGTGATCTATCTGGTTTCCATCCCTCTGGGAATCCGCAAGGCCGTGCGCCACGGCTCACCCTTTGATGTGTGGACCAGCTTTGTCATCGTGATCTGCAACAGCATTCCCGTATTTCTTTTTGCCGTGATCCTAATCGTTATCTTTGCAGGGGGCAGTTATCTGGAATGGTTTCCCCTCCGGGGGCTTGTTTCCGATCATTTCCATGAACTGTCCTTTACGGGAAAAGTGCTTGATTATTTTCATCATCTGGCCCTGCCCATCCTTGCCATGACCATCGGGGGGATTGCCGGTTTTGCCATGCTCACCAAAAACTGCTTTCTGGATGAAATCCGCCATCAGTATGTGACTACGGCCAGAGCCAAGGGAGCCAGCGAAGGGCGGGTGCTTTTCGGCCATGTGTTCCGCAATGCCATGCTCATTGTCATTGCAGGGCTGCCCGGAACCTTTCTGGGTATCTTCTTTACGGGTTCCATGATGATAGAGGTGATTTTCTCTCTGGACGGGCTGGGTCTCATGGGCTTTGAGGCCACCATGAACAGGGATTATCCCGTGATGTTTGCCGGGCTTTATATTTCCACCCTCATGGGCCTGTTTGTGAAAATTCTCTCGGACATCACCTATGTGCTGGTGGACCCGAGAATCCATTTTGATGCAGGGGGAGTATAA
- a CDS encoding ABC transporter permease, translated as MRAVTRRRMKTFASNRRAWISLWIFMTLFTASIFSEFIANERPLVLYFQDRMYFPVFSEIPETLLGGYFETDADFTDPEVIAMAEAHGWMLWPPVRFSWHTVNLAREGVYPAAPGEGNWLGTDDHGRDILARLLYGFRVSVLFGLCLAVFSTLVGIVAGAVQGYFGGKVDLFGQRFMEIWSGLPMIYLLIILSSFMQPGFFVLLFIMLLFSWMGMVDVVRAEVLRCRNLGYVKAARCMGLPDRVVLFRHVLPNAMVATLTFLPFVLNGAITTLTSLDFLGFGLPPGSPSLGELLAQGKENLDAPWIGIAAFAVLASMLSLLVFIGEGVRDAFDPRHEG; from the coding sequence ATGCGTGCTGTCACCCGCCGCCGGATGAAAACCTTTGCCAGCAATCGCAGGGCATGGATCTCCTTATGGATTTTTATGACGCTTTTCACGGCAAGTATTTTTTCCGAGTTCATTGCCAATGAAAGACCCCTTGTACTGTATTTTCAGGATCGAATGTATTTTCCCGTTTTTTCTGAGATTCCGGAAACCCTGCTGGGCGGATATTTTGAAACGGATGCGGATTTCACGGACCCTGAGGTCATTGCCATGGCAGAGGCCCATGGCTGGATGCTCTGGCCGCCGGTCCGCTTTTCATGGCATACGGTGAACCTTGCAAGGGAGGGTGTGTATCCTGCTGCACCCGGTGAGGGGAACTGGCTGGGAACCGATGACCATGGCCGCGACATTCTGGCGAGGCTTCTCTACGGGTTCCGGGTCTCCGTGCTTTTTGGTCTTTGTCTGGCTGTTTTCAGTACGCTTGTGGGCATTGTGGCCGGGGCGGTGCAGGGGTATTTCGGCGGCAAAGTGGATCTCTTTGGCCAGCGCTTCATGGAAATCTGGTCCGGTCTTCCCATGATCTATCTGCTCATCATCCTTTCAAGCTTCATGCAGCCGGGCTTTTTTGTGCTGCTCTTCATCATGCTCTTGTTTTCCTGGATGGGCATGGTGGATGTGGTGCGGGCCGAGGTGCTGCGCTGCCGGAACTTAGGCTATGTGAAAGCCGCCCGCTGCATGGGACTTCCGGACAGGGTGGTGCTTTTTCGCCATGTGCTGCCCAATGCCATGGTGGCTACCCTGACCTTTCTGCCCTTTGTGCTCAACGGTGCCATCACCACCCTTACATCTTTGGATTTTCTCGGATTCGGCCTGCCTCCCGGCTCCCCGTCTCTGGGAGAGCTGCTTGCACAGGGAAAGGAAAATCTGGATGCTCCCTGGATCGGCATTGCCGCCTTTGCCGTGCTGGCCTCCATGCTGAGCCTGCTGGTTTTTATCGGGGAAGGGGTGAGGGATGCCTTTGATCCGCGGCATGAAGGGTAG
- a CDS encoding alpha/beta fold hydrolase — MKPAFIKAFTCWLLFFIFAASPAAAQWPRMTPSQDGVPISYEVYGKGEPTLIFVHGWSCDARYWREQINHFSKNNRIVLLDLAGHGHSGMGRSQYTMKAFGEDVKAVAEAVGSQKVILIGHSMGGPVIAEAARLMPGRVLGLIGVDTFGNVAHPLTPEILDGMVSPLEEDFQAGSRQFVETMMIPATPAPLREWILNDMAAAPPAVALSALKEMMGLFITGESAAIFKEVRLPVMAVNADLWPIDYESNRRHMASFEATVIKGADHFLMLARPEVFNPALEEAVEKIMKRK, encoded by the coding sequence ATGAAACCCGCATTCATAAAAGCCTTTACCTGCTGGCTTCTCTTTTTTATCTTCGCAGCCAGTCCGGCCGCAGCCCAGTGGCCCCGAATGACACCCTCCCAGGACGGCGTACCCATTTCCTATGAGGTATACGGAAAGGGAGAACCCACCCTGATTTTTGTCCACGGATGGAGCTGCGATGCCCGCTACTGGCGGGAGCAGATTAACCATTTTTCAAAAAATAACCGCATTGTGCTTCTGGATCTGGCGGGCCACGGCCACTCCGGCATGGGCCGGAGCCAGTACACGATGAAGGCCTTTGGAGAGGATGTGAAGGCTGTGGCGGAAGCGGTGGGAAGCCAAAAAGTAATTCTCATCGGTCACTCCATGGGCGGCCCCGTCATCGCCGAGGCAGCGCGTCTCATGCCCGGACGCGTGCTGGGCCTCATCGGTGTGGACACCTTTGGCAACGTGGCCCATCCCCTCACCCCTGAAATCCTGGACGGGATGGTCAGCCCGCTGGAAGAGGATTTTCAGGCTGGAAGCCGTCAGTTTGTTGAAACCATGATGATTCCCGCCACACCGGCCCCGCTCCGGGAATGGATTCTCAACGACATGGCTGCTGCCCCTCCCGCCGTGGCCCTGAGTGCCTTAAAGGAAATGATGGGGCTTTTCATCACCGGGGAGTCCGCCGCCATCTTCAAAGAAGTCCGCCTTCCCGTCATGGCCGTCAATGCCGACCTCTGGCCCATTGACTATGAAAGCAACCGCAGGCACATGGCTTCCTTTGAGGCCACCGTCATCAAGGGGGCAGATCATTTTCTCATGCTGGCAAGGCCAGAGGTCTTCAATCCCGCTCTGGAAGAAGCCGTTGAAAAAATCATGAAGAGGAAATAG